The DNA region ACCACAGGGACGTTCAGATTCAGCTCGTTGAGGTTCCTGGGTTAGTTGAAGGCGCCGCCTTCGGAAAGGGAATGGGGCCCCAGCTTCTGAGCGTCATAAGGAACGCCGATGCGATAGCGATAGTGGTTGACCTCTCTCAGGATCCGGTAAAGCAGATTGAGACCCTTCTTACAGAGTTCGAGAGGGCCGGAATCAAGGTCAACAAGAGGAAGCCGAAGGTCGAGATAAAGAAAACCGCGATGGGAGGCATAGTCATCAACGGCCAGGAGAACATCAAGGGCGATATTCAGGAGGTCATAAACATGCTCCGCGAGGAGAGGATTCACTCGGCGGAGATAACCGTTAAGGAGCCCGTTACCCTGGAAGAGTTTGCCGACGCAATAGATGACAGCCTGGTGTGGAGAAGGGCGATAATCATAGCCAACAAAGGCGATGCCCCTGGCAGTAAGGAAAACTATGAGAAGCTGGTTAAAGCCTACGGCGACCGCTTTAAGATAGTTCCCGTCTCGGCGGAGAGAAAGGTAAACCTCGAGAAGCTCAAGGACGAGCTCTACGAGCTGGCTGAAATAATAAGAGTTTTCACGAAGAGCCCCGGCGAAGAGCCGGCTTATCCACCCGTTGCCCTCAAAAGGGGTTCAACCGTTATTGATCTGGCGGAGAGAATCCACGCGGACTTCGCCAAGAACTTCAGATACGCCCGGGTATGGGGCAAGAGCGTCAAGTTCCCGGGCCAGAGGGTTGGAGCCGACCACGTGCTTGAGGACGGCGATATAGTTGAGATTCACACCCGTTAGCGGCAGAACGTTCCCTTACGGCTTCTTCCCGTTCTTTCTGTATTGCGCTCAGGGAATATCGGGCTGTCCATCAGAGCCAGTTGAAAACGCCGCTGAGTTCGTTACGGCAAAGGGACTCGCCTGATTCTTGCCCTCCTTGTTTTTGGTTTCTCCGGCAGAGTCTCCAGGTGTTTTGGCGTTGGGTACTAAAGGTTTTAAACCATCTTTGATCAACCCAACGTTTATAAGCACCGGTGTATAGGGGAGAGCACCAGCCCTAAAATTTTCGAGGTGGGAGCATGAGACCTCTCGACCTGACAGAGAAGGACCCTTCTAAGAGGATCACGATCTATTTTGAGGGGAAGCCCTACGAGGCCTACGAGGGCGAAAAACTTCCCGTCGCCATGCTCGCCAGCGGCGTTTACTGGCTCACGACGAGCACAGAGGGGAGGCACAGGGGAGCCTTTACCTTCGGCCCGGTTCCAGTTACAGTCAACGGCGTCAAGAACGTTGACGGAAGGAAACTGAAGCTCAAGAATGGCATGAGAATCGAGAGACAGCGCTACGACGAGTTCCAGGAGCATGTTGAGATAAACGGGAGCAAGCCCGTTCTTAGATACGTCGTTGACGTTGCAGTCCTCGGCGCCGGCCCGGCCGGACTTGGCGTTGTTGAAGAAATAGGTGGAAAGCTCACCGTCGCGCTCATTGAGGAAAAAGGCTGGCTCGGAGGCGACATGTGGCTCAAGGGAGTTGACCAGGAGGGCTTTGGAAACCCGAGGAAGGCGATAGAAAGGCTCTCAAGCTTTCCAGACGGAGTCAGGGTTTTTCTCGGGACGACGGCTTTAGGGGTCTTTGACAAGGGCGAGTACTTCCTCGTCCCTGCAGTTAAGGAAGACCAGCTGATAGAGTTCATGGCCAAGCGCGTGGTTCTCGCTACTGGGGCGGTTGATTCGATAATGCTCTTCGAGAACAACGATTACCCGGGAGTCTTCAGGAGGAGCGATGCCCTTGAAGTTATAAACGTCTGGGGCGTTGCGCCCGGAAGGAAAGTTGCCGTAGTTGGGGCTTTCCCGGAAGAGATAACCCGAGAGCTCGACCGCTGGGGCATAGAGTACGTCGTGGTTCCCAACCCGAAGAGGGTTGAGGGGAACGACAGGGTCGAGCGCCTAATTGATGGGAACGGCAACGTCTACGAGGTTGACGCGGTGATCGTGGCCGACGGCAGGATTCCCGACATAAACCCGGTCACCCAGGCCGGTGGGAGGCTGCACTTCAGGCACGGCTACTACATCCCGGTACTCGACGCCGAGCGCAGGATAAGGAAAGGGGTCTATGCCGCGGGGAGCGCCGTGAGCATAAAGCCGCACTACGCGAACTACCTCGAGGGCAAGCTCGTCGGTGCCTACATCCTCAGGG from Thermococcus zilligii AN1 includes:
- a CDS encoding FAD-dependent oxidoreductase, whose translation is MRPLDLTEKDPSKRITIYFEGKPYEAYEGEKLPVAMLASGVYWLTTSTEGRHRGAFTFGPVPVTVNGVKNVDGRKLKLKNGMRIERQRYDEFQEHVEINGSKPVLRYVVDVAVLGAGPAGLGVVEEIGGKLTVALIEEKGWLGGDMWLKGVDQEGFGNPRKAIERLSSFPDGVRVFLGTTALGVFDKGEYFLVPAVKEDQLIEFMAKRVVLATGAVDSIMLFENNDYPGVFRRSDALEVINVWGVAPGRKVAVVGAFPEEITRELDRWGIEYVVVPNPKRVEGNDRVERLIDGNGNVYEVDAVIVADGRIPDINPVTQAGGRLHFRHGYYIPVLDAERRIRKGVYAAGSAVSIKPHYANYLEGKLVGAYILREFGLEAEPCLYEEKLKEYEPVARSISKLPLDGFNGEDVQICGCGVTLGTVDGVVKSGITDLQIIKRLTHLAMGFCQGRFCLFNGALLVSQRSGTPMDELDIPAARPPLKNVKMKVVAGRE
- a CDS encoding OBG GTPase family GTP-binding protein, whose product is MPTNVTAEYLAAEEEYRNAKTIPEKIRALEKMYATVPKHKGTEKLRLQIKRKLAELRKELEKQGQTRKGSGGPSMAVKKEGAAQIVLAGLPNVGKSSLLKALTNVEVDVADYAFTTVEPIPGMMHHRDVQIQLVEVPGLVEGAAFGKGMGPQLLSVIRNADAIAIVVDLSQDPVKQIETLLTEFERAGIKVNKRKPKVEIKKTAMGGIVINGQENIKGDIQEVINMLREERIHSAEITVKEPVTLEEFADAIDDSLVWRRAIIIANKGDAPGSKENYEKLVKAYGDRFKIVPVSAERKVNLEKLKDELYELAEIIRVFTKSPGEEPAYPPVALKRGSTVIDLAERIHADFAKNFRYARVWGKSVKFPGQRVGADHVLEDGDIVEIHTR